A single window of Streptomyces cathayae DNA harbors:
- a CDS encoding SCO1860 family LAETG-anchored protein: MNSTNFRMPARRWSAVAAATVLAAGPAALAGAGPAQATGEHGSASAAVLRAGFDVALLDKSVNAPLTVSLNEVRAPQSAQKTLLTADLEGVDKGRPFSVLRAEVADAKATVEGNRAESSTTLAKARVHVPGLPLLSLIELEKVTSRAVCETGRTPLASVTLPGSVTVLGKRVRLTSEGTTEVTVPGVGKVRLDLSRTETTSRTAAATALRLEVAVDPLKLNVAEVDGTVTLAEAKCEAPGAPAEQPAAQAEKPGAPAGQSDAPAGKQAAPAEVPAAPDASADEPAAPAGKQAAPAESEESRTADVQPQGARAGQAASAEKAAGADLAETGSDSTTPYVAAAAVVLLAAGGAGVALSRRGRRT, encoded by the coding sequence TTGAACAGCACCAACTTCCGCATGCCCGCACGCCGTTGGTCCGCCGTCGCCGCGGCCACCGTCCTCGCCGCAGGTCCCGCGGCGCTGGCCGGAGCGGGTCCCGCGCAGGCCACCGGGGAACACGGCAGCGCGAGTGCGGCCGTCCTGCGCGCCGGGTTCGACGTGGCCCTGCTCGACAAGAGCGTGAACGCCCCGCTCACCGTCTCCCTCAACGAGGTCCGTGCGCCGCAGAGCGCCCAGAAGACCCTCCTCACCGCGGACCTGGAGGGCGTCGACAAGGGCCGCCCCTTCAGCGTGCTGCGCGCGGAGGTGGCCGACGCGAAGGCGACGGTGGAGGGGAACCGGGCCGAGTCCTCCACCACCCTCGCCAAGGCCCGGGTCCATGTGCCCGGACTGCCGCTGCTGTCGCTGATCGAGCTCGAGAAGGTCACCTCCAGGGCCGTCTGCGAGACCGGCCGGACCCCGCTCGCCTCGGTCACCCTGCCCGGCTCGGTGACCGTGCTCGGCAAACGCGTCAGGTTGACCTCCGAGGGCACCACCGAGGTCACGGTGCCGGGCGTCGGCAAGGTCCGCCTGGACCTGTCCAGGACGGAGACCACGTCCCGCACCGCCGCCGCCACCGCGCTCCGGCTCGAGGTTGCCGTCGACCCGCTGAAGCTGAACGTCGCCGAGGTCGACGGCACCGTCACCCTGGCCGAAGCGAAGTGCGAGGCCCCCGGCGCCCCGGCCGAGCAGCCCGCAGCCCAGGCTGAGAAGCCCGGCGCCCCGGCCGGGCAGTCCGACGCCCCGGCCGGGAAGCAGGCGGCTCCGGCCGAGGTCCCCGCCGCTCCGGACGCTTCGGCCGATGAGCCCGCCGCCCCGGCCGGGAAGCAGGCGGCGCCGGCGGAGTCCGAGGAGTCCAGGACCGCCGACGTGCAGCCCCAGGGCGCGCGGGCCGGACAGGCGGCCTCCGCCGAGAAGGCGGCCGGGGCGGACCTGGCCGAGACGGGCAGCGACTCGACGACCCCGTACGTCGCGGCCGCCGCCGTCGTGCTCCTCGCGGCGGGCGGCGCGGGAGTCGCCCTCTCCCGCCGGGGCCGCCGCACCTGA